TCTTCCGGTAATTCCACCCGTTTTAATAAGCGATGGGCGATTCTTTTGCATTCTTCTTCATCTACTTTGAGTAAGCGTGGTACGGTAACAATGTTATCGTAAATCGTCATGTGGGGCATGAGTCCAATTTGTTGGATGACATAACCAATTTTACGCCTCAAATCAACGGGGTTAAGGTCGGTAGTCTTTTGTCCATTAATTAATATGGCCCCAGAACTGGGGTCATGCATCCGGTTTATCATACGGAGTGCGGTAGTTTTCCCACTACCCGATCGCCCAATAAAACAAACAAACTCACCATCATTAATCGTTAGGGACGATTTCTTTAAGGCCTGGACATTACCAGGATAAATTTTCTCAACCTGATCAAATTCAATCATAGAATCTCCTTCTTTTTGAATTATTATTCCTGTGAATATTTTTCATAGTTTTAATATATCAATAAAATAAAAAGAATACAATTCTATCAGATAAATCCCTATATAATCCAAAAAGCTGAAATTGACTAAAAAGTTCTTCTGTGGTAAATCAATTACCCCTTTCAACTTTTCAATCAACTTCAGCTTCTTAGGCATCGTTGTAATTACTAAGGCTTAGTAAATTTTGGTGAGCGGTAACTTAGGCGTCTTCGCCCCATACTTCTTTAGCAACTTCGATTAATAATTTTATTTTCTTCCATTGGTCTTCTTCACTGATTTTATTGCCAATTTCATTGGAAGAAAAGCCACATTGAGGGCTAATACTTAAATGATCTAAAGGTACATATTGACTGGCTTCTTTAATCCGGTTGATTAGGTCGTCTTTGCTTTCTAATTCAGCTGACTTTGTTGTGACTAAGCCTAAGACGACATGCTTGTCATCAGATACAGTCTTTAGAGGTTCAAAAGTTCCTGCCCGCTCAGAGTCATACTCTAGGAAGTAGGCATGGACATTTTCTTGGTCAAATAAGGGGCTTTGTACGCTGTCATAACCTCCTGAAGCAAACCAAGTTGAGCGGAAATTTCCCCTGCAGATATGGGTATTTATTCTTAAATCGGAAGGTTTATTTGCGATAACTGCATTATTGACGCGGACATATAGGGTTTTTAATTCTTCGATTTTTTCTTGGCTATATTCACTACCATCGTAATCTTTACCCCCAGCTAAACGTCCCCAAGTACAATCATCAAATTGAACGGTCCGACAGCCTGCTTGGTAGAGGTCTTCAATGACTTGGCTATAGGCTTGGGTAATATCAGCTAATAAGTCGTCTAATTGGCTATAGATGGCCTGGGTATATTCCTTATTAAAGTCACGTAAAACTTCTTGCAAGAATTGAGCTGGTGCTGGAATAGTTTGCTTAACGTCAACATGATCAGAAGCATGTGATTGGGTAAATTTGAAATGATCCACAAAGGGATGATTATCACCAGTTATTTTATTAACAATTCGACTGGTTACCGCAAAGACTTGTTCTCCGGAGAATTGAGTTCCCGCTTCTACTTCAACACGATCAACGCCATTGAGTCCCCAGAAGAAGTCAAAATGCCAACTTTTACGGCGGAATTCACCATCCGTGATGGTCTTTAAACCAACGGCTTCTTCCTTTTTGATCAGGTCAATAATCGCTTGGTCTTCTAAAGTTTTAAGTTCTGAATATTCAATTTCTCCATTTTCAAATTTCGCTCTTGCCTCAATGAGCTCTTGGGGACGCAGAAAAGATCCCACATGGTCATAACGAAATGGTGATTGTTTTAACTGAGTAAATTCTGACATAATTAGCACTCCTTTTATTTTTAATTGATGTCATAAAAAAATCCCATCCCTGGAACAATAATCTTTCCTAGGGACGGGATAACCGTGGTACCACCCTGATTACTCCTCTATTTCTAGTGGAGTCACTTATACAATCTTTATCAATTGTTGCAAAGTAACGGTTGCTACCGTTTAGAAAGCCAGCACCTTCTAAAACCTCCGAGTTCATCTTCACTGATTCAATCGTTATTAGCTCTCATCCCTACTAATTTTCTGTAAACGCTTTGAATAAGCTACTCTTCTCATCACAGTTAATTTATTTATTTGTTTTATAGCATAGCAAGTCTTTGCCCTAAAGGCAAATCACTTTATCATCATTCTGGAAAGATGGACCGAAAGATCGATCACTATTGATTGGTTAAAAGCTTGATAAGTCAACAAATCATTGATTAAAATTCGGTTAATGATCATTAAACCCTATCTTATCAGATATATTTTTGATATCTATTGGCTATGGATGGTCGCAAGCCAAGAAGCTTATAAAGACATATCAGCTTATGATTGCTTATTCTTATCTAAAAAGTAAGCAACCGCAAATGAAATTACCATCGCAGAAATTAAGATATAAGATTGGTATTGACTATAGGCTGCAGGACCTAAAAATAAGAATAAAGCGGCCGTAAAAATTAAAGGGGCAATAGCTATCTTCTTATTATTCAGTAACTGAGGGACTGTTATGGCGCCAAAAAGGGCTGGCGTAATATGGTCAAAACCCGGTTTAAGGACAGGATGGTTTAAGATAGGCACTAGCCAGGAGCCAATTAAAAATACCCCAGCAGCTAAAACCACAATAGTCACCAGTGAAGAGATCCCCACACAAATGATGGCAATCACATCCCCTTTTTCGCTCCCTGGACTGACCCCAGCAATTTTTTGCCCGGCTACTGTAACTGGCATTTTCATGTTAGTAATGTTTCCGGTAATAGAACTCAAATACATGGCTCCAGAACCAAAAATGGGATAAAAGGACAAGTTCTCTACCACAGCCATGGGTAGAAAAATAGCGATTAAACTACTCCCGGCTGCTAAAGCCTTAGTAAAGGATAAACCTACTCCATACCAATAAGCCGTTCCTATCGGTACCATAAACATGGCAATTAAGGCAATTATACTGGTGAGCTTACCAAGTCGATTGATTTCTTGAGAAAATTCTTTTGAAGTGCGTGTTTTTTTATCATTCATAGGCTAAACTCCTTAAACTATTTGTGCTTGTAGGATGACGGCTCCCATCCCTACTATTAAAGCAACGGGTAGGGAATAATCTTTTAGGCTAGTCCAGCCAAAGCGCTTTGCTAAGAAATCGATGATTAAAGTAGTCAGTCCGGCGGCCAAAAAAGCCACAAGGGATGAGATATTTTCCGTATTAAATACATAAGGTGTCGATAAAGTAATCAACATTGCCGTAAATAAAGCGCCTGATACTAAAGCGACTATATTCGTATTATGGCTTTCTTCCTTAGCTTTTTGGGAGACTTGGTCTAGCTTACCCATAAAGAGGATGTTAAATAGTATCCCCCATATGATCCCAATAGTCATCACAAACATAATAATAATGAAGACTTCTGCTGTTAGGTTAGGGTCTGAAATGTCGGTAAGTCCTTGACTTTGGGCAGCAATATTAGCCGCCATTCCCTCATAGCCAGCTGAACCAACAATC
This genomic stretch from Aerococcus mictus harbors:
- a CDS encoding DUF5058 family protein, with translation MNEEVHYLEIANSSIVFILCAIVILIVSVQAILFIKKAYNRGLELGMTKKTLKRAMTNSAMLSVVPSLPIIVMMLALSVPLGKYFPWLRLSIVGSAGYEGMAANIAAQSQGLTDISDPNLTAEVFIIIMFVMTIGIIWGILFNILFMGKLDQVSQKAKEESHNTNIVALVSGALFTAMLITLSTPYVFNTENISSLVAFLAAGLTTLIIDFLAKRFGWTSLKDYSLPVALIVGMGAVILQAQIV
- a CDS encoding 5-methyltetrahydropteroyltriglutamate--homocysteine S-methyltransferase — its product is MSEFTQLKQSPFRYDHVGSFLRPQELIEARAKFENGEIEYSELKTLEDQAIIDLIKKEEAVGLKTITDGEFRRKSWHFDFFWGLNGVDRVEVEAGTQFSGEQVFAVTSRIVNKITGDNHPFVDHFKFTQSHASDHVDVKQTIPAPAQFLQEVLRDFNKEYTQAIYSQLDDLLADITQAYSQVIEDLYQAGCRTVQFDDCTWGRLAGGKDYDGSEYSQEKIEELKTLYVRVNNAVIANKPSDLRINTHICRGNFRSTWFASGGYDSVQSPLFDQENVHAYFLEYDSERAGTFEPLKTVSDDKHVVLGLVTTKSAELESKDDLINRIKEASQYVPLDHLSISPQCGFSSNEIGNKISEEDQWKKIKLLIEVAKEVWGEDA